From one Catharus ustulatus isolate bCatUst1 chromosome 1, bCatUst1.pri.v2, whole genome shotgun sequence genomic stretch:
- the TSPAN13 gene encoding tetraspanin-13 yields MACGGFACSKNCLCALNLLYTLVSLLLIGIAAWGIGFGLISSFKVVGVVIAVGVFLFFIALVGLIGAVKHHQVLLFFYMIILLLVFIVQFSVSCACLALNEEQQSELLEVGWTNTNSARSDIERNLNCCGFRVFYANATCAADCLRTLQCRPCAPIMEEYAGMVLRFVGGIGLFFSFTEILGVWLTYRYRNQKDPRANPSAFI; encoded by the exons cTGGTGAGCCTGCTGCTGATTGGAATTGCAGCATGGGGAATTGGCTTCGGCCTCATCTCTAGTTTCAAAGTTGTTGGAGTGGTAATTGCAGTAGGagtcttcctcttcttcattGCCTTAGTTGGATTGATTGGTGCAGTGAAACATCATCAAGTACTGCTATTCTTT TACATGATTATTCTTCTGCTAGTCTTTATTGTCCAGTTTTCTGTCTCCTGTGCCTGTTTGGCACTAAATGAGGAACAGCAG AGTGAACTTCTAGAGGTGGGATGGACAAACACCAACAGCGCAAGATCAGATATTGAGAGAAATCTGAATTGTTGTGGATTCAGAGTTTTTTATGCGAATGCAACCTGCGCTGCT GATTGTCTTAGAACTCTCCAATGTAGACCATGTGCACCAATAATGGAGGAATATGCTGGAATGGTGCTGAGATTTGTTGGAGGGATAGGACTCTTCTTCAGTTTCACAGAG attctgGGAGTCTGGCTGACTTACAGATACAGGAACCAAAAGGATCCCCGTGCAAACCCTAGTGCATTTATTTGA